The Glycine soja cultivar W05 chromosome 6, ASM419377v2, whole genome shotgun sequence genome has a window encoding:
- the LOC114414971 gene encoding ATP synthase subunit b', chloroplastic-like, which translates to MANMIVASTKPLVPVCTSSRSPTPKVPILQISLPKAPTLKLKLPISKPQMLSLLGGIAPLVLARPSLAEEIEKAALFDFNLTLPIIMVEFLLLMVALDKIWFTPLGKFMDERDAAIREKLSSVKDTSEEVKQLEEKANAVMAASRAEIAAALNTMKKETQAEVEQKIAEGRKKVEAELQEALAALENQKEETIKSLDSQIAALSQEIVNKVLPTA; encoded by the coding sequence ATGGCAAACATGATTGTGGCTTCCACCAAACCTCTGGTTCCAGTCTGCACCAGTTCCCGTTCCCCCACACCCAAAGTCCCCATTCTCCAAATTTCACTCCCCAAAGCCCCAACCTTGAAACTGAAACTCCCGATTTCAAAGCCCCAGATGCTGTCCCTCCTTGGAGGGATAGCACCACTGGTCTTGGCCAGACCCTCCCTCGCAGAAGAAATTGAGAAAGCAGCACTCTTTGACTTCAACCTCACCCTTCCCATAATAATGGTGGAGTTTCTGCTGCTGATGGTTGCCTTGGACAAGATATGGTTCACCCCGCTTGGGAAATTCATGGACGAGAGGGACGCGGCGATCAGGGAGAAGCTGAGCAGCGTGAAGGACACGTCGGAGGAGGTGAAGCAGCTGGAGGAGAAGGCCAATGCTGTCATGGCGGCTTCTCGGGCCGAGATAGCGGCGGCGCTGAACACGATGAAGAAGGAGACGCAGGCTGAGGTGGAACAAAAGATTGCTGAGGGGAGGAAGAAAGTGGAGGCTGAGCTGCAGGAGGCTCTGGCTGCCTTGGAGAATCAAAAGGAAGAAACCATCAAGTCCCTTGATTCCCAGATCGCAGCCCTTAGCCAGGAGATTGTTAATAAGGTTCTTCCCACTGCTTAA
- the LOC114414970 gene encoding uncharacterized protein LOC114414970 isoform X2: MRIELGYVVMGERSLMIVSHEIPQRSLSSFSYDRLPSQTLILSILKLDASSFHVEVANAATVAELKQAVEAVFSHVPQKGPGKILWPLVWRQFCLCYQGQKLVSEMDYIRDYGIKDGDQLHFVYHVSDTCSFERKQSKKRVVNLKQHMRSSSKVNRYQQKEHNDDKDIDLDDIVIENARIQHCNNAEENGGGKRSLAGILAGLFSHSRLAVVSRARIESRICCSMMARFIVSSFRKIRRILRYCRRQHYSRRPTWAEY; the protein is encoded by the exons ATGAGAATCGAGCTAGGCTACGTTGTTATGGGTGAGAGAAGTTTGATGATTGTTTCTCACGAAATCCCTCAACGATCTCTCAGCAGTTTTTCCTACGACAGGCTTCCTTCCCAAACGCTCATCCTCTCCATCCTCAAATTGGATGCCTCTTCCTTCC ATGTTGAAGTTGCAAATGCAGCAACTGTTGCAGAACTTAAGCAGGCGGTGGAGGCAGTTTTCTCTCACGTGCCTCAGAAGGGCCCGGGGAAAATATTATG GCCACTTGTTTGGCGGCAATTTTGCTTATGCTATCAAGGACAGAAATTAGTATCAGAAATGGATTATATTAGAGATTATGGCATCAAGGATGGTGACCAA CTTCATTTTGTGTACCATGTATCTGACACTTGCAGTTTCGAGAGAAAGCAGTCCAAGAAACGAGTTGTCAATTTGAAACAGCACATGAG GTCATCATCAAAAGTGAATAGATATCAACAGAAAGAACATAACGATGACAAAGACATTGATTTGGATGATATAGTCATAGAGAATGCGAGGATCCAGCATTGCAATAATgcagaagaaaatggaggaggAAAGCGAAGCTTAGCTGGCATTTTAGCAGGGTTGTTCTCACACAGTCGGTTGGCAGTTGTGAGCAGAGCTAGAATTGAGAGCAGGATTTGCTGCTCAATGATGGCTAGATTTATAGTGAGCAGTTTTAGGAAAATTAGAAGAATTTTACGCTATTGCAGGAGGCAGCATTACTCTCGGAGACCCACATGGGCAGAATATTGA
- the LOC114414970 gene encoding uncharacterized protein LOC114414970 isoform X1: protein MRIELGYVVMGERSLMIVSHEIPQRSLSSFSYDRLPSQTLILSILKLDASSFHVEVANAATVAELKQAVEAVFSHVPQKGPGKILWPLVWRQFCLCYQGQKLVSEMDYIRDYGIKDGDQLHFVYHVSDTCSFERKQSKKRVVNLKQHMRRRSSSKVNRYQQKEHNDDKDIDLDDIVIENARIQHCNNAEENGGGKRSLAGILAGLFSHSRLAVVSRARIESRICCSMMARFIVSSFRKIRRILRYCRRQHYSRRPTWAEY, encoded by the exons ATGAGAATCGAGCTAGGCTACGTTGTTATGGGTGAGAGAAGTTTGATGATTGTTTCTCACGAAATCCCTCAACGATCTCTCAGCAGTTTTTCCTACGACAGGCTTCCTTCCCAAACGCTCATCCTCTCCATCCTCAAATTGGATGCCTCTTCCTTCC ATGTTGAAGTTGCAAATGCAGCAACTGTTGCAGAACTTAAGCAGGCGGTGGAGGCAGTTTTCTCTCACGTGCCTCAGAAGGGCCCGGGGAAAATATTATG GCCACTTGTTTGGCGGCAATTTTGCTTATGCTATCAAGGACAGAAATTAGTATCAGAAATGGATTATATTAGAGATTATGGCATCAAGGATGGTGACCAA CTTCATTTTGTGTACCATGTATCTGACACTTGCAGTTTCGAGAGAAAGCAGTCCAAGAAACGAGTTGTCAATTTGAAACAGCACATGAG GCGCAGGTCATCATCAAAAGTGAATAGATATCAACAGAAAGAACATAACGATGACAAAGACATTGATTTGGATGATATAGTCATAGAGAATGCGAGGATCCAGCATTGCAATAATgcagaagaaaatggaggaggAAAGCGAAGCTTAGCTGGCATTTTAGCAGGGTTGTTCTCACACAGTCGGTTGGCAGTTGTGAGCAGAGCTAGAATTGAGAGCAGGATTTGCTGCTCAATGATGGCTAGATTTATAGTGAGCAGTTTTAGGAAAATTAGAAGAATTTTACGCTATTGCAGGAGGCAGCATTACTCTCGGAGACCCACATGGGCAGAATATTGA